One region of Polynucleobacter sp. Adler-ghost genomic DNA includes:
- a CDS encoding YhdP family protein translates to MLVNIIRTRLQSVLQKRPPGFGGRWGKRALILAGVTMAFFVFGHLGVRFVLWPQIEKSKPTIEHLISARLGTNVTMDDVQVSWTGIRPNFVIQGLRFNSASTSTPPLLIENISGQLSWLSFYYLAPYFHEITIDQAQLYAQRDAKGIVSIAGIPIQGNADNFSTGNWLLAQNNIQVNNAKIYWEDQQSRRLKTAIDIQSFRLINGIRSHEGQLITKTPWSPSPIKLEADFVHHLGGQAGNWRDWVGSVSWDFADLKLSQISKDLSLPIYDLGGKINSKGSLKLDGGNANGGQMSLIADQLIVQLNKDEDPLEFGRLETELIQDTDDGLNSLTTKTLAWRNIDSLQTASLEKLSPITFRWRPPKDGGEIKEFGFSSPKIQLEDIALFALNLPLPKKIHQWIKISEADGELQNVDMNWSESQSALSALPIPGNWFSSNKLDFTISAKLNDISFTGVNKSMPSASHLSGNLVSNQKQGNFTLDSRNLELEMSDFLSASEIQLDSAKGEISWSKQKGGWLVNAKKLQLSNSEITTNFDLSYLIGAPKQPDQMTLDMEFVKAKLATAHRYLPVGMDKDSRLYLSKAFESGEIQNGTLHIKGDPNQAPYPAGSAGELNLSLPFSKASFKPAPLLPKSQGVWSALNNVSGSINMKQAVLNIDVDKASYKTVGITKVKAQIPDLSAKNLALLINGSIQGDGSEVLEYLFASPVGIAQANLAKNLSLKGAVNVGLDLKIPLSGSNDVNFDAKINLPGNQAQWGQVPPLENLKGKIRITEINPEFDNVTANFLGGDLKITSAPSSAGNTSFSIGGDINASFIKDYISGNLRSRAHPALLTAMSGSAKYEGLINFNKAGSQTKLNFDLRNWASSAPSPAKKLAGTPMLGELSLNIYPASKNSLVRADWSGKLGGQYFLQGNLNSANEVKNAVGFGSPTPLPQQGISLHLASNELDLDQWVEFLGAGKSKGKTNEVNPSNTPEEDIQVSAQVKKLIALDREWADVSIQSQKKNIAWQLRLNSPQIAGQLQWQPSSTDHPSGFVSGRLARLKVPDQRTFQDLTAKESALQKAAPLKTPVDPNAIPSLDLTIDDLSWTKAQLGAVKIKSKTSRDLMRLESMQINNPQGNSIIKGQWQARTPNNSELSSFTADVNIKDAGQIIAHWSNSKSVEGGEGKLNASLSWSGSPFSPVYDSLAGKVSLDLAKGRLLEVNSDGAKLLDVLSLQSLFRFATFDLKGSLGNLATKGTPFNSIASNFEIAQGVAQSKQFTMILDQARVAMTGQINIAKETQDLRITIFPTIDATAGSLAAFAINPIIGLGAVLGQYLITNQINRTMQTDYLVQGSWENPEVVPLDQKGQPLDAKTLETIRTKNLLKEQTKPSSPNSAPASPPANQNTPAQMPG, encoded by the coding sequence ATGCTTGTAAATATCATCCGGACTCGCCTGCAGAGCGTGCTTCAAAAACGTCCTCCAGGTTTTGGTGGTCGCTGGGGCAAGCGCGCCCTCATTCTTGCCGGCGTCACCATGGCTTTTTTTGTATTTGGACATCTTGGGGTGCGCTTTGTTCTATGGCCACAGATTGAGAAATCAAAGCCCACCATAGAGCACTTAATAAGTGCTCGCTTGGGCACCAATGTCACGATGGATGATGTCCAAGTATCCTGGACTGGAATTCGACCAAACTTTGTGATTCAAGGTTTGCGATTCAATAGCGCAAGTACCTCCACCCCGCCCTTGCTCATTGAAAATATTAGCGGGCAACTAAGCTGGCTTTCTTTCTATTATTTAGCGCCCTATTTTCACGAGATCACTATTGATCAGGCGCAGCTATACGCACAGCGAGATGCAAAAGGCATCGTTTCGATTGCCGGAATTCCGATTCAAGGCAATGCTGATAATTTTTCAACCGGAAACTGGTTACTCGCTCAAAACAATATCCAAGTTAACAATGCCAAAATTTATTGGGAAGACCAACAAAGTCGAAGGCTAAAAACCGCCATTGATATTCAAAGCTTCCGCTTAATCAACGGCATTCGCAGTCATGAAGGCCAGCTCATCACCAAAACCCCTTGGAGTCCAAGTCCAATCAAACTCGAAGCTGACTTTGTCCATCACCTTGGTGGCCAGGCGGGTAATTGGCGCGACTGGGTCGGAAGTGTTTCATGGGATTTTGCTGACCTCAAGCTCAGTCAAATTTCCAAAGACCTGAGTCTTCCAATATATGACCTGGGTGGCAAAATCAACTCTAAGGGCAGCCTGAAGCTTGATGGGGGCAATGCTAATGGCGGGCAAATGTCCTTAATAGCTGATCAGCTCATAGTGCAACTAAATAAGGATGAGGATCCCCTTGAGTTTGGCAGGCTAGAGACAGAGCTAATCCAGGACACAGATGATGGCTTAAATTCCCTCACAACAAAAACCTTGGCATGGCGCAATATCGATAGCCTACAAACTGCGTCACTTGAAAAATTAAGCCCAATTACTTTTCGTTGGCGTCCACCAAAAGATGGCGGTGAGATCAAAGAGTTTGGCTTCTCATCACCAAAAATTCAATTGGAAGATATTGCACTCTTTGCGCTAAATCTTCCCCTGCCAAAAAAGATTCATCAATGGATCAAAATTTCTGAAGCAGATGGTGAATTACAGAATGTAGATATGAATTGGTCCGAAAGCCAATCCGCTCTATCTGCTTTACCCATTCCAGGAAATTGGTTTTCCTCCAACAAACTCGACTTCACTATTAGTGCAAAGCTCAATGATATTAGTTTCACTGGAGTCAATAAATCGATGCCCTCGGCTTCACATTTGTCTGGCAACTTAGTGAGTAATCAAAAGCAAGGTAACTTCACGCTGGACTCTAGAAATCTTGAGTTAGAAATGAGCGATTTTTTATCCGCTTCTGAAATTCAATTGGACAGCGCAAAAGGTGAGATTAGTTGGTCCAAGCAAAAAGGTGGCTGGCTAGTTAATGCTAAGAAATTGCAGCTCAGTAACTCTGAAATCACCACCAATTTTGATCTTAGCTATCTGATCGGCGCCCCCAAACAACCCGACCAAATGACACTTGATATGGAGTTTGTTAAAGCCAAATTAGCAACAGCGCATCGCTATCTGCCAGTTGGAATGGATAAAGATAGCCGCCTATATTTAAGCAAAGCCTTTGAGTCTGGGGAGATTCAAAATGGCACTTTGCACATTAAAGGTGATCCTAATCAAGCGCCCTACCCGGCAGGCAGCGCGGGAGAGCTCAATTTAAGCTTACCTTTCTCCAAAGCAAGCTTCAAGCCAGCTCCTCTACTACCAAAAAGCCAAGGGGTTTGGTCAGCACTCAACAATGTCAGCGGCAGTATCAATATGAAACAAGCAGTTTTGAATATTGATGTTGATAAAGCAAGCTATAAAACGGTGGGTATCACCAAGGTTAAAGCACAAATTCCGGATCTCAGCGCTAAAAATCTAGCCTTACTCATCAATGGCTCCATTCAGGGGGATGGCTCTGAAGTCCTCGAATACTTATTTGCATCACCTGTAGGAATTGCGCAAGCCAACTTAGCCAAGAATCTCTCCCTTAAAGGCGCCGTAAATGTGGGTCTTGACTTAAAAATTCCGCTATCTGGAAGTAATGATGTCAACTTCGATGCAAAAATTAATCTTCCCGGAAATCAAGCGCAATGGGGGCAGGTTCCTCCCCTAGAAAATCTGAAGGGCAAGATTCGCATTACTGAAATTAACCCAGAGTTTGATAACGTCACTGCAAACTTTTTGGGTGGCGACCTCAAGATTACCAGTGCCCCCTCATCAGCAGGTAACACTAGCTTTAGTATCGGGGGCGACATCAATGCTAGCTTCATCAAAGATTACATTTCAGGAAATTTAAGATCTCGAGCACACCCAGCACTCCTGACTGCGATGAGTGGATCGGCTAAATACGAAGGCCTGATCAACTTTAATAAAGCAGGCAGCCAAACCAAACTCAATTTTGATTTACGCAATTGGGCAAGCTCTGCCCCCTCACCCGCTAAGAAATTAGCAGGAACTCCTATGTTGGGAGAGCTCAGCCTAAACATTTACCCAGCCAGCAAAAATAGTTTAGTGCGTGCAGATTGGTCTGGAAAATTAGGAGGGCAATATTTCCTTCAGGGAAATCTCAATTCGGCTAATGAAGTAAAAAATGCAGTCGGCTTTGGGTCTCCAACGCCATTACCACAGCAAGGCATTTCACTACACTTAGCAAGCAATGAACTAGATCTTGATCAGTGGGTAGAGTTTTTGGGAGCAGGAAAATCAAAAGGGAAAACGAATGAAGTCAATCCGTCAAATACTCCCGAGGAAGATATTCAAGTCTCTGCTCAAGTTAAGAAATTAATTGCCCTAGATCGCGAGTGGGCTGATGTCAGCATACAGTCTCAGAAAAAAAATATTGCTTGGCAACTGCGCTTAAATTCACCCCAAATTGCTGGACAACTGCAATGGCAACCCAGCAGTACTGATCACCCTAGTGGATTTGTTTCTGGAAGACTTGCACGCTTAAAAGTTCCAGATCAACGCACTTTTCAAGACTTAACAGCTAAGGAAAGTGCGCTACAAAAAGCGGCCCCCCTCAAGACCCCAGTCGATCCAAATGCTATCCCCAGTCTAGATTTAACGATCGATGATTTGAGTTGGACAAAGGCGCAGCTTGGTGCCGTAAAGATCAAATCCAAAACCAGTCGTGATCTCATGAGGCTTGAGTCAATGCAAATTAATAACCCTCAAGGCAATTCCATCATCAAAGGTCAGTGGCAGGCTCGCACCCCAAATAATTCTGAACTGAGCTCATTTACAGCAGACGTGAATATTAAAGATGCGGGACAGATTATTGCTCATTGGAGTAACTCTAAGTCGGTAGAAGGTGGTGAAGGAAAGCTCAATGCCTCACTCTCATGGTCTGGGTCACCCTTTTCTCCAGTCTATGATTCTCTTGCTGGCAAAGTTAGCCTAGACCTTGCCAAAGGCCGCTTACTAGAAGTCAATTCAGATGGAGCCAAGTTACTGGATGTTCTGAGCCTACAAAGTCTCTTTAGGTTTGCAACCTTTGATCTAAAAGGTAGTTTAGGAAATTTAGCAACCAAGGGAACGCCCTTTAATTCGATTGCTAGTAACTTTGAAATTGCGCAAGGAGTTGCACAAAGCAAACAATTCACCATGATTCTTGATCAAGCTCGAGTTGCTATGACGGGGCAAATCAATATCGCCAAAGAAACTCAAGATCTCCGCATCACCATCTTTCCCACAATTGACGCCACTGCAGGCTCACTAGCAGCATTTGCAATTAACCCCATCATTGGCCTAGGAGCAGTATTAGGGCAGTACCTCATCACAAATCAAATTAACCGTACCATGCAGACAGATTATTTGGTTCAGGGCTCATGGGAAAATCCGGAAGTGGTTCCGCTAGATCAAAAGGGTCAACCACTCGATGCTAAAACTTTAGAGACAATTCGCACTAAGAATCTTTTGAAAGAGCAAACAAAACCAAGCTCCCCTAATTCCGCTCCTGCAAGTCCACCCGCAAACCAAAACACCCCCGCTCAAATGCCAGGTTAA
- a CDS encoding carbon-nitrogen hydrolase family protein: protein MNALSNASELNIASIQMVSTPNLNENLETAARLIKAASDCGVQIAVLPEYFCLMGLRDTDKVHAREAAGSGPIQERLAAIAKENNIYLVAGTIPLEAKESNKVLNTSLVFNPQGEQIARYDKIHLFGFQTPTERYEESETISAGSQPGQFVIQLNEVEWRFGLSICYDLRFPELYRALGQVDCHIIPAAFTYTTGKDHWEILLRARAIENQCYVLASAQGGIHLNQRRTWGESMLIDPWGEILSNLPEGEGFIEGRLSKDKLKEVRSKLPALKHRKL, encoded by the coding sequence ATGAACGCACTAAGCAATGCTTCTGAACTCAACATAGCATCAATTCAAATGGTGTCGACTCCCAATCTCAATGAAAATCTTGAGACTGCAGCTCGCTTAATTAAAGCCGCTTCAGATTGCGGAGTACAAATTGCCGTGTTGCCGGAATATTTTTGCTTAATGGGATTGAGGGATACCGATAAGGTGCATGCACGCGAAGCGGCAGGGTCTGGCCCAATTCAAGAGCGTCTTGCCGCGATTGCAAAAGAAAATAATATCTATTTAGTTGCAGGGACTATTCCCCTAGAGGCTAAAGAATCCAATAAGGTCCTCAATACCTCCTTAGTGTTTAATCCTCAAGGCGAACAAATCGCTCGTTACGACAAAATTCATTTGTTTGGTTTTCAAACTCCAACGGAGCGTTACGAAGAATCTGAAACGATTTCAGCGGGCAGTCAACCAGGCCAATTTGTAATCCAGCTTAATGAAGTGGAGTGGCGTTTTGGCTTAAGTATTTGTTATGACTTACGTTTTCCAGAGCTATACCGCGCCCTTGGCCAAGTGGATTGCCACATTATCCCAGCTGCATTCACCTACACCACCGGCAAAGATCATTGGGAAATTCTTCTGCGCGCTCGTGCAATTGAAAACCAATGCTATGTCCTAGCTTCAGCACAAGGTGGTATTCACTTGAATCAACGGCGTACCTGGGGCGAGAGTATGCTGATTGATCCATGGGGGGAGATATTGAGCAATCTTCCTGAAGGTGAGGGTTTTATAGAGGGCAGGCTCAGCAAAGATAAATTAAAAGAGGTACGCTCTAAGCTACCTGCACTAAAACACCGCAAGCTTTAA
- the glcE gene encoding glycolate oxidase subunit GlcE, with amino-acid sequence MSTTSNANIDLFHEQILAAVKNKTPLSIEGGGTKSWYGNSNSYTKLDTRIYSGILEYQPEELVITACAGTPLKEIEAALAEKNQMLAFEPPHFGEGTTFGGAIAAGLAGPGRISAGNLRDFVLGVRILDGKGQDLSFGGKVMKNVAGYDVSRLLPGSLGTLSLLLEASVKVLPRPAATISLRCKITQVRALRLVNEWAGQPLPLSASCWIGSPIGGDGELTIRLSGAAAAVKAAIPIMGAAVNASELDPQVATEFWTALREQQLAVFSNLNSDETLYRLALPAACGPLTLENISGDIALEWHGQQRWLKALGDDATYASIKALASAHGGHATRFKQGDNIDPGKQRFTLLSEQVHSTALEAVQARLRTAFDPAGIFATSRLP; translated from the coding sequence ATGTCCACAACTAGCAATGCAAATATTGACTTATTTCACGAGCAAATTCTGGCAGCAGTTAAAAATAAAACGCCTTTATCGATTGAAGGTGGTGGCACAAAGTCTTGGTATGGGAACTCCAATTCTTATACCAAGTTAGATACCCGTATTTACTCTGGGATTCTGGAATACCAGCCTGAAGAGCTAGTGATAACTGCATGCGCGGGTACACCACTAAAAGAAATTGAAGCTGCTCTAGCTGAAAAAAATCAAATGCTGGCATTTGAGCCGCCCCACTTTGGTGAGGGCACAACTTTTGGTGGAGCGATTGCCGCAGGCTTAGCAGGCCCAGGACGCATTAGTGCGGGTAATTTACGTGATTTTGTTCTAGGCGTTCGCATTCTTGATGGTAAGGGCCAAGACCTCTCCTTTGGTGGCAAGGTGATGAAGAACGTTGCGGGATATGATGTCTCGCGCTTATTACCCGGATCATTGGGGACCTTGTCGCTGTTGTTAGAGGCCTCTGTAAAAGTATTACCGCGACCAGCTGCCACAATATCTCTTCGTTGCAAGATTACCCAAGTACGTGCATTACGACTCGTAAATGAGTGGGCAGGGCAGCCTTTACCGCTCTCAGCAAGTTGCTGGATCGGCAGCCCAATAGGCGGCGACGGTGAACTCACCATTCGCTTAAGCGGTGCCGCTGCTGCAGTTAAAGCAGCGATTCCGATCATGGGCGCAGCTGTCAATGCTAGCGAATTAGACCCTCAAGTTGCTACGGAATTTTGGACCGCCTTGCGCGAACAGCAGTTAGCTGTATTTTCAAATCTTAATAGTGATGAGACTTTGTATCGTCTCGCGCTTCCAGCTGCCTGCGGACCGCTCACTCTTGAAAATATCAGTGGTGATATTGCTTTGGAATGGCATGGCCAGCAACGTTGGTTAAAGGCGCTGGGCGATGATGCTACTTATGCATCCATCAAGGCCTTAGCTAGTGCTCATGGCGGGCATGCAACCCGTTTTAAGCAAGGCGACAATATTGATCCAGGCAAGCAACGCTTTACCCTTTTGAGTGAGCAAGTGCACTCAACTGCTTTAGAGGCAGTGCAAGCACGCCTCAGAACCGCCTTTGATCCTGCAGGCATATTTGCTACTTCACGCCTTCCTTAA
- a CDS encoding FAD-linked oxidase C-terminal domain-containing protein, producing MVTPPPELAAITALQSKLVSALRPILPEYALLWEPEDTIPYECDGLAAYRRMPLAVALPETEEQVAQILKICFAMQVPIVPRGSGTGLSGGAMPISQGLVLSLAKLKKIISIDPFTRTAVVQPGVRNLAISEAVAHLGLYYAPDPSSQIACSIGGNVNENSGGVHCLKYGLTLHNVLKVRGILMNGEIVEFGSLAPDSPGLDLLAIVMGSEGMLAVVTEVTVKLVAKPKLARVIMASFDDIEKGADAVAAIIAAGIIPAGLEMMDKATTRAVEEFVHAGYDLEAETILLCESDGTPEEVAEEIERMTKVLEQAGASGIQISQNEAERLKFWSGRKNAFPAAGRLAADYYCMDGTIPRRNIGTLLRRIQGMEKKYGLACLNVFHAGDGNMHPLILFNGADQEEWHRAEEFGTEILEACVELDGTITGEHGVGIEKINSMCIQFGEGERESFWGVKSAFDPERLLNPDKAIPTLNRCAEYGRMRISGGNLPHPELERF from the coding sequence ATGGTGACCCCACCCCCCGAACTCGCGGCTATTACCGCCCTGCAATCCAAATTGGTATCGGCCCTGCGCCCCATCCTCCCTGAATATGCCTTGTTATGGGAACCTGAGGACACGATTCCTTATGAATGCGATGGCCTAGCAGCCTATCGACGCATGCCCTTAGCAGTAGCCCTGCCAGAAACCGAGGAGCAAGTTGCTCAAATTCTGAAGATTTGCTTTGCGATGCAGGTGCCCATCGTCCCCCGTGGATCTGGTACTGGTCTATCGGGTGGCGCCATGCCGATCTCCCAGGGCCTGGTGCTTTCACTAGCCAAACTCAAAAAGATCATCAGCATTGATCCGTTCACCAGAACTGCAGTTGTGCAGCCGGGCGTTCGTAATTTAGCAATCTCCGAAGCGGTGGCCCATCTTGGACTGTATTACGCCCCAGACCCTTCCTCGCAGATCGCCTGCTCTATTGGTGGAAATGTCAATGAAAACTCTGGTGGTGTGCACTGTCTCAAATACGGCCTAACACTTCACAACGTTTTAAAAGTGCGCGGCATCTTGATGAATGGTGAGATTGTAGAATTTGGCAGCCTTGCACCTGACTCCCCAGGACTCGATTTATTAGCAATCGTGATGGGTAGCGAAGGCATGCTTGCTGTAGTGACTGAAGTCACAGTAAAGCTGGTTGCTAAACCCAAGCTGGCGCGCGTCATCATGGCTAGCTTTGACGATATCGAAAAGGGTGCCGATGCAGTTGCGGCCATCATTGCTGCCGGGATTATTCCAGCCGGCCTGGAGATGATGGACAAAGCCACCACGCGCGCAGTAGAAGAATTTGTTCATGCGGGATATGACCTTGAAGCAGAAACCATTCTGCTCTGCGAATCCGATGGTACGCCTGAAGAGGTTGCAGAAGAAATTGAGCGCATGACAAAAGTTCTAGAGCAAGCAGGCGCTAGCGGTATTCAGATTTCTCAAAATGAAGCGGAGCGCCTGAAGTTTTGGAGCGGTCGTAAAAATGCCTTTCCAGCAGCCGGTCGCTTGGCAGCCGACTACTACTGCATGGATGGCACTATCCCACGCAGAAATATTGGCACCCTACTCAGACGCATACAAGGCATGGAAAAGAAATATGGCCTTGCCTGCTTAAACGTATTTCATGCAGGTGACGGCAACATGCATCCCCTCATTTTATTTAACGGCGCCGATCAAGAAGAGTGGCACCGCGCTGAAGAATTTGGTACTGAAATTTTAGAGGCCTGTGTTGAGCTTGATGGCACGATCACCGGTGAACACGGCGTTGGTATTGAAAAAATTAACTCCATGTGCATTCAATTTGGTGAAGGTGAACGTGAATCATTTTGGGGCGTTAAATCTGCATTTGATCCAGAGCGCTTATTAAATCCCGATAAAGCTATTCCTACTTTGAATCGATGCGCTGAGTATGGTCGCATGCGGATTAGTGGTGGCAATCTACCGCATCCTGAGTTGGAGCGCTTTTAA
- the tldD gene encoding metalloprotease TldD has translation MRAPEALFPSDWTQPKKQADLLKLAKSILLEPTGLSEQDLHHTFGNMFTHQLDDADLYFQHTRSESWSLEEGIVKSGSFSIDQGVGVRAIYGDKTAFAYSDEINLEALNKAAKSTRVIGPQGGTRAVASKIFTPVSNGLYSDLNPLDSLAPQEKIALLEGIERRAKARDPRIIQVMASLAGEFDVVLVVRADGLLAADVRPLVRVSVHVIAEQNGRRESGSSGGGARHDYHYFNTELINQYVDEAVDGALINLDSRPAPAGPMTVVMGPGWPGVLLHEAVGHGLEGDFNRKGSSAFAGCIGQRVAAKGVTVVDDGTLSGRRGSLNIDDEGTPTQCTTLIEDGILKGYIQDSLNARLMNMPLTGNGRRESFASLPMPRMTNTYMLAGKDDPQEIVASIKRGLYAVNFGGGQVDITSGKFVFSASEAYWVENGKIQYPVKGATIIGSGPESLKQVSMIGNDLKLDGGIGVCGKEGQSVPVGVGQPTLRIDSLTVGGTA, from the coding sequence ATGAGAGCACCAGAAGCATTATTTCCAAGTGATTGGACTCAGCCCAAGAAACAGGCCGACCTTCTCAAGCTGGCTAAATCCATTTTGCTTGAGCCAACCGGCCTCTCTGAGCAAGATTTGCATCACACCTTTGGCAATATGTTTACCCATCAGCTTGATGATGCAGATCTTTATTTCCAACATACCCGTAGCGAGAGCTGGAGCCTGGAAGAAGGTATTGTGAAATCCGGCAGCTTTAGCATTGACCAAGGCGTTGGTGTGCGCGCAATCTATGGGGATAAGACCGCTTTTGCTTACTCGGATGAAATTAATTTAGAGGCTCTGAATAAGGCAGCCAAATCTACTCGAGTGATTGGACCCCAAGGTGGCACACGTGCGGTTGCAAGCAAAATCTTTACGCCAGTTTCCAATGGACTCTATTCAGACTTAAATCCCTTAGATTCACTAGCTCCCCAAGAAAAGATTGCTTTACTTGAGGGCATTGAGCGTCGCGCAAAAGCACGTGACCCGCGCATCATTCAAGTGATGGCTAGTTTGGCTGGTGAGTTTGATGTGGTGCTCGTAGTTCGAGCGGATGGCCTATTGGCAGCTGATGTCCGCCCACTAGTACGGGTATCAGTTCATGTGATTGCCGAGCAAAATGGTCGCCGCGAATCCGGGTCTTCAGGAGGCGGCGCTCGTCATGATTACCACTACTTCAATACGGAACTGATCAATCAATATGTTGATGAGGCTGTTGATGGCGCACTGATTAATCTGGATTCTCGCCCTGCCCCAGCAGGTCCAATGACTGTAGTGATGGGGCCGGGATGGCCTGGAGTATTGCTACACGAGGCAGTAGGTCACGGCCTTGAAGGCGACTTTAATCGCAAGGGCTCTTCTGCTTTTGCCGGCTGTATTGGGCAGCGAGTTGCTGCTAAGGGCGTTACCGTAGTTGATGACGGAACACTTTCTGGTCGTCGTGGCTCACTCAATATCGATGATGAGGGTACGCCTACCCAATGCACCACCTTGATCGAAGATGGCATTTTGAAGGGTTACATTCAGGACAGCCTGAATGCCAGACTTATGAACATGCCCCTCACAGGCAATGGACGGCGCGAGAGTTTTGCTTCCTTACCGATGCCCCGCATGACCAATACCTATATGCTGGCCGGCAAGGATGATCCTCAAGAAATCGTAGCCAGCATTAAACGCGGCCTTTATGCAGTCAACTTTGGAGGCGGTCAAGTTGATATTACTAGCGGTAAATTCGTATTTTCAGCCTCAGAGGCCTATTGGGTAGAAAATGGCAAAATTCAATATCCCGTCAAAGGCGCAACCATCATTGGTAGTGGCCCAGAGTCCTTAAAACAGGTCTCTATGATTGGAAATGACCTGAAATTAGACGGCGGTATCGGGGTTTGCGGCAAGGAGGGTCAGAGCGTCCCTGTGGGCGTTGGACAGCCAACTTTACGTATTGACAGCCTGACTGTCGGAGGAACGGCTTAA
- a CDS encoding 3-deoxy-7-phosphoheptulonate synthase yields MSQQNTNPANWYAAVDKTSDTDDQRIHNITVLPPPEHLIRFFPIAGTPTEALISKTRKKIRDIIHGKDDRLLVIIGPCSIHDPRAALEYCQRLLAERDRFSSELEIVMRVYFEKPRTTVGWKGLINDPYLDESYRIEEGLRMARQVLMEINRLGMPAGSEFLDVISPQYIADLISWGAIGARTTESQVHRELASGLSAPIGFKNGTDGNIKIATDAIQAASRPHHFLSVHKNGQVSIVETKGNKDCHVILRGGKEPNYEAKYVQSACSELEAAKLPASLMVDLSHANSSKKHERQIVVAENIAEQIESGSKQIFGVMIESHLHDGAQKFSPGKDDPNKLEYGKSITDACINWEDSVNVLQRLALAVKNRRKAKK; encoded by the coding sequence ATGAGCCAACAAAATACGAATCCCGCAAACTGGTACGCTGCCGTTGATAAAACGTCAGATACGGATGATCAACGCATTCACAATATTACTGTTCTGCCGCCACCAGAGCATTTGATTCGCTTCTTCCCGATCGCTGGAACACCTACAGAAGCACTCATCAGCAAGACACGTAAAAAGATTCGCGACATCATTCATGGAAAAGATGATCGCCTGCTGGTGATCATCGGACCCTGCTCGATTCATGATCCCCGTGCAGCACTAGAGTACTGCCAAAGACTACTCGCAGAGCGTGATCGCTTTTCGAGTGAGCTCGAAATTGTGATGCGCGTCTATTTTGAAAAGCCACGCACAACTGTTGGCTGGAAGGGTTTAATTAATGACCCGTACCTAGATGAGAGCTATCGCATTGAAGAAGGTTTGCGAATGGCTCGCCAAGTATTGATGGAAATTAATCGCCTTGGCATGCCAGCAGGTAGCGAATTTTTGGATGTGATTTCCCCGCAATATATTGCAGACCTGATTTCTTGGGGCGCTATTGGTGCACGCACAACCGAGAGCCAAGTACACCGCGAACTTGCCTCGGGCCTCTCTGCACCAATTGGATTTAAGAATGGCACTGATGGCAACATCAAGATCGCTACTGATGCCATTCAGGCAGCCAGTCGTCCACACCATTTCTTATCTGTTCATAAGAATGGTCAAGTATCTATTGTGGAAACTAAAGGTAATAAAGACTGTCACGTTATCTTACGTGGTGGCAAAGAGCCTAACTATGAAGCGAAATATGTTCAATCAGCTTGCTCTGAGCTAGAAGCAGCCAAGCTTCCAGCTAGTTTGATGGTTGACTTATCGCACGCTAACTCCAGCAAAAAACATGAGCGTCAAATTGTAGTGGCAGAAAATATTGCCGAACAAATTGAATCCGGTTCAAAGCAAATTTTTGGCGTCATGATTGAAAGTCACCTTCATGATGGTGCACAAAAATTCTCGCCTGGAAAAGACGATCCAAACAAATTAGAATATGGCAAGAGTATTACGGATGCTTGCATTAACTGGGAAGACTCAGTCAATGTATTGCAACGCTTGGCTTTAGCTGTAAAGAACCGCAGAAAAGCAAAGAAATAA
- a CDS encoding cob(I)yrinic acid a,c-diamide adenosyltransferase: protein MGNRLSKIATRTGDAGMTGLGDGSRVEKDHLRICAMGDVDELNSEIGVLMTESIPESLAEELKDLFLQVQHDLFDLGGELCIPNYTLLKPEQVAQLDIWLEKFNATLPPLTEFILPGGTRAASQAHVCRTVCRRAERSIVRLGWEEPLYDAPRQYVNRLSDLLFVLARVLNRAAGGQDVLWKHEKKETN, encoded by the coding sequence ATGGGAAATCGACTTTCAAAAATAGCCACCAGAACTGGTGATGCTGGTATGACCGGGCTTGGCGATGGTAGCCGGGTGGAAAAGGATCATTTGCGCATTTGCGCGATGGGTGATGTAGATGAATTGAACTCCGAAATCGGGGTTTTGATGACTGAATCGATCCCTGAGAGTCTTGCTGAGGAGCTCAAAGACCTATTTTTGCAAGTTCAGCATGATTTGTTTGACTTAGGTGGGGAGCTTTGCATTCCCAATTACACCCTACTCAAGCCAGAGCAAGTAGCCCAGCTGGATATTTGGCTGGAAAAATTCAATGCAACTTTACCTCCCCTGACTGAATTTATTCTTCCAGGTGGCACCCGCGCAGCTTCTCAGGCTCACGTCTGTCGCACAGTTTGCAGACGGGCAGAGAGATCAATTGTGCGTTTGGGCTGGGAGGAGCCTTTGTACGATGCTCCGCGTCAATACGTCAATCGTTTATCAGATCTATTATTTGTTTTAGCGCGGGTACTTAATCGTGCAGCGGGTGGTCAAGACGTTTTATGGAAGCACGAAAAAAAAGAGACTAATTAA